A genome region from Bacteroidota bacterium includes the following:
- a CDS encoding DUF4221 family protein, which yields MKGTAGALLLFLFFLTACRESEIGLKPVGERVYADTTLVTLRNWAADGSYIRAFSLETAFLNFFDAENGELKHSVPLNAIDSISPERRIWGISSYGPDSIFVIIPHSRIICLLNSSGKIVNRWEVTGKLTGNVSDYALISLPRSGMIYSANKIYATCAQKSLPVNSRKDRIEYFKTPGEVIFDLKSPVNGVINSSGLWPKSYREGNGYRDYYPQRCINSLGQVVHGFGADDSLFVYENGKRVASHYVKSKYMTALREYPDDSTGNYAFVDRYTVEEPRYLSLDYDPYRKMYYRIVHHAQQYVSKDSITINQSIDKNWSLMMLDENFNVVGDVVFDPKQYLPAVLITSKGILVMRRNESLTMPKATFTIFQPENL from the coding sequence ATGAAAGGTACAGCCGGTGCGTTGTTGTTGTTTCTCTTTTTCCTTACTGCCTGCCGCGAATCCGAAATCGGTTTAAAGCCGGTTGGTGAACGTGTGTATGCCGATACCACACTGGTAACGCTTCGCAACTGGGCCGCTGATGGCAGCTACATCCGCGCATTTTCGCTAGAAACAGCATTCCTGAACTTTTTTGATGCCGAAAACGGCGAGCTGAAACACAGCGTTCCGCTCAATGCTATCGACTCTATTTCACCAGAAAGACGGATCTGGGGAATCAGCTCCTACGGCCCCGATTCCATTTTTGTGATTATTCCGCATTCACGCATAATATGCCTGCTCAACAGCTCGGGTAAAATTGTGAACCGCTGGGAAGTTACCGGTAAGCTAACCGGTAATGTTTCTGATTACGCACTCATCAGCCTGCCCCGCTCAGGCATGATATACTCCGCCAATAAAATTTATGCCACCTGTGCACAAAAGTCGCTGCCGGTAAACTCGCGCAAAGACCGGATTGAATATTTCAAAACACCAGGTGAAGTAATTTTTGATTTGAAAAGCCCGGTCAATGGCGTTATAAACAGCAGCGGCCTGTGGCCCAAAAGCTATCGCGAAGGAAACGGCTACCGCGATTACTATCCGCAACGCTGTATTAATTCTTTGGGGCAGGTGGTGCATGGTTTTGGAGCCGACGACTCGCTGTTTGTGTATGAAAATGGAAAACGCGTGGCTTCACATTACGTGAAAAGCAAATACATGACTGCCTTGCGCGAATATCCTGACGATAGCACAGGAAACTACGCATTTGTGGATCGTTACACGGTGGAAGAACCGCGCTACCTGAGCCTCGACTACGATCCATACCGCAAAATGTATTACCGCATTGTACATCATGCACAGCAGTATGTAAGCAAAGACAGCATCACAATTAATCAGAGCATTGACAAAAACTGGTCGCTCATGATGCTCGACGAAAACTTTAACGTGGTGGGCGATGTGGTTTTTGATCCCAAGCAATACCTGCCAGCGGTTCTTATTACTTCGAAAGGCATTTTGGTGATGCGCCGCAACGAGTCGCTGACCATGCCCAAGGCCACGTTCACAATTTTTCAGCCCGAAAATCTTTGA